One genomic window of Streptomyces sp. NBC_01276 includes the following:
- the argH gene encoding argininosuccinate lyase: MSSNNGDVRLWGGRFADGPSEALAKLSASVHFDWRLAPYDIAGSRAHARVLAKAGLLTAEELDRMIDGLDRLEADVADGSFVGTIADEDVHTALERGLLERLGAELGGKLRAGRSRNDQVATLFRMYLRDHARTIGGLIADLQDALVGLAEAHADVAMPGRTHLQHAQPVLFAHHVLAHVQSLSRDAERLRQWDTRTAVSPYGSGALAGSSLGLDPEQVAADLGFERGSVGNSIDGTASRDFVAEFAFVTAMIGINLSRIAEEIILWNTKEFSFVTLHDAFSTGSSIMPQKKNPDIAELARGKSGRLIGNLAGLLATLKALPLAYNRDLQEDKEPVFDSCDTLEVLLPAFTGMMATLTVNRERMEELAPAGFSLATDIAEWLVKQGVPFRVAHEVAGECVKVCEAEGIELDELTDDQFVKISEHLTPEVRTVLNVEGALASRNGRGGTAPSAVAVQLTELKADLVIQHAWAIHKQ, from the coding sequence GTGAGCAGCAACAACGGTGACGTCCGGCTCTGGGGCGGCCGGTTCGCCGACGGGCCCTCCGAGGCCCTCGCGAAGCTGTCCGCGTCGGTCCACTTCGACTGGCGCCTGGCGCCCTACGACATCGCCGGCTCGCGCGCCCACGCCCGCGTGCTCGCCAAGGCGGGTCTGCTCACGGCCGAGGAACTCGACCGCATGATCGACGGCCTGGACCGGCTGGAGGCCGACGTGGCCGACGGCTCCTTCGTCGGCACCATCGCCGACGAGGACGTCCACACGGCCCTGGAGCGGGGCCTGCTGGAGCGGCTCGGCGCCGAACTCGGCGGCAAGCTGCGGGCCGGCCGCTCGCGCAACGACCAGGTGGCCACCCTCTTCCGGATGTACCTGCGCGACCACGCGCGGACCATCGGCGGCCTGATCGCCGACCTCCAGGACGCCCTGGTCGGCCTGGCCGAGGCACACGCGGACGTGGCGATGCCGGGCCGGACCCACCTCCAGCACGCGCAGCCGGTGCTGTTCGCCCACCACGTGCTGGCCCACGTGCAGTCCCTGTCCCGGGATGCCGAGCGGCTGCGGCAGTGGGACACCCGGACCGCGGTCTCCCCGTACGGTTCGGGCGCCCTGGCCGGCTCCTCCCTCGGTCTGGACCCGGAGCAGGTGGCCGCGGACCTGGGCTTCGAGCGGGGTTCGGTCGGCAACTCGATCGACGGCACGGCCTCCCGCGACTTCGTCGCCGAGTTCGCCTTCGTCACCGCGATGATCGGCATCAACCTGTCCCGGATCGCGGAGGAGATCATCCTGTGGAACACGAAGGAGTTCTCCTTCGTCACCCTCCACGACGCCTTCTCCACCGGCTCGTCGATCATGCCGCAGAAGAAGAACCCGGACATCGCGGAGCTGGCGCGCGGCAAGTCGGGCCGCCTCATCGGCAACCTGGCCGGCCTGCTCGCCACGCTCAAGGCCCTGCCGCTCGCCTACAATCGCGACCTCCAGGAGGACAAGGAGCCCGTCTTCGACTCCTGCGACACCCTTGAGGTGCTGCTGCCGGCCTTCACCGGGATGATGGCGACGCTCACCGTCAACCGGGAGCGGATGGAGGAGCTGGCGCCCGCGGGCTTCTCCCTCGCCACCGACATCGCGGAGTGGCTGGTCAAGCAGGGCGTGCCCTTCCGGGTGGCGCACGAGGTGGCCGGCGAGTGCGTCAAGGTCTGCGAGGCCGAGGGCATCGAACTCGACGAGCTCACCGACGACCAGTTCGTGAAGATCTCGGAGCACCTGACCCCCGAGGTCCGCACCGTCCTCAACGTCGAGGGGGCCCTGGCCTCCCGCAACGGCCGCGGCGGCACCGCCCCGTCCGCGGTCGCGGTCCAGCTCACCGAGCTCAAGGCCGACCTGGTCATCCAGCACGCCTGGGCGATCCACAAGCAGTAG
- a CDS encoding HAD domain-containing protein: MKPLLLIDVDGPLNPYAAKAQRRPEGYATHRMRPTGWRETESAKPLRVWLNPAHGERLLALTDRYELVWATTWKDEANDWIGPHLGLPRLPLVDWPVMHGRAPRGTFWKTQYLLEYAGARPFAWIDDDITVLDHEYVDRRHPARALLLRIDARIGLVGSDFELLADWAPPAPGGDRR; this comes from the coding sequence ATGAAGCCCCTGCTGCTGATCGACGTCGACGGACCCCTGAACCCCTACGCGGCCAAGGCGCAGCGCCGCCCGGAGGGGTACGCCACCCACCGGATGCGGCCGACGGGCTGGCGGGAGACGGAGAGCGCGAAGCCACTGCGCGTCTGGCTGAATCCCGCCCACGGGGAGCGGCTGCTCGCGCTCACGGACCGCTACGAGCTCGTCTGGGCCACGACCTGGAAGGACGAGGCGAACGACTGGATAGGCCCGCACCTGGGGCTGCCCCGGCTGCCCTTAGTCGACTGGCCGGTGATGCACGGCCGGGCGCCGCGCGGGACCTTCTGGAAGACCCAGTACCTCCTGGAGTACGCGGGCGCGCGCCCCTTCGCCTGGATCGACGACGACATCACGGTCCTGGACCACGAGTACGTCGACCGGCGCCACCCGGCACGGGCCCTGCTGCTCCGCATCGACGCGCGGATCGGCCTGGTCGGGAGCGACTTCGAGCTGCTGGCGGACTGGGCCCCGCCCGCACCCGGCGGCGACCGACGGTGA
- a CDS encoding TetR/AcrR family transcriptional regulator, with the protein MAMDRDQVLRDAAALLSRKSTATMDEVARAAGIGRATLHRHFAGRDALVRALEELGIREFEVAFDNARLDEGTAVEALKRLVAQAEPNAELLAFLVTENQLFEGDQVNEGWARLDARVGALFRRGQQEGDIRIDLSPAWLTEALYGLIGTCAWAVMDGRVAAKDFQYMITELLLGGARRSVEQ; encoded by the coding sequence ATGGCCATGGATCGTGACCAGGTGCTCCGCGACGCGGCCGCCCTGCTTTCCCGCAAGTCGACCGCCACGATGGACGAGGTCGCCCGCGCCGCCGGGATCGGCCGCGCGACCCTGCACCGGCACTTCGCCGGGCGGGACGCCCTCGTACGGGCCCTGGAGGAACTCGGCATCCGCGAGTTCGAGGTGGCCTTCGACAACGCCCGCCTCGACGAGGGCACGGCGGTGGAGGCGCTCAAGCGGCTCGTCGCCCAGGCGGAGCCGAACGCCGAACTGCTGGCCTTCCTCGTCACCGAGAACCAGCTCTTCGAGGGCGACCAGGTCAACGAGGGCTGGGCCCGCCTCGACGCCCGGGTCGGCGCGCTCTTCCGGCGCGGCCAGCAGGAGGGCGACATCCGGATCGACCTGAGCCCCGCCTGGCTCACCGAGGCCCTCTACGGCCTCATCGGCACCTGCGCCTGGGCCGTGATGGACGGCCGGGTCGCCGCCAAGGACTTCCAGTACATGATCACCGAGCTGCTGCTCGGTGGCGCACGACGGAGCGTGGAGCAATGA
- a CDS encoding MFS transporter, whose translation MSRTEQLNRQTEVEGQSRGRWLALSVLVLAVLLVAVDATVLGLATPSLSEDLKPSGTQLLWIGDIYSFVIAGLLVSMGSLGDRMGRKKLLLVGATAFGAVSVLNAYASSPEMMIVARALLGVAGATLMPSTLALIRNIFQDPRERSLAIGIWGATASAGAAVGPVVGGALLQHFWWGSVFLINLPVMIALVLVGIKLLPESRNPVAGPWDLVSVALSLIGVIGVVYAVKDVATHGLTWGVWAAAVIGGACLYAFVRRQFSLPSPLLDMRLFRHRGFSGAVLADLLTVFGLSGLVFFLSQFLQLVQGRDPLEAGLAELPAAIGAVATGLVAGRYARRYSVRVIVTGGLAAIGLALGALTVIHKETGYPLLGVALLVVGLGAGFSFTVTADVILSSVPKEQAGSASAVSETAYELGAALGIALLGSVVTGVYQSFTAPASVPAPLAGAAHESLGGAVEAAKALDPQTGAQMVGAAQDAFVDGLRLASGVGAAVLLATAAAAWFLLKGQELQDGVEH comes from the coding sequence ATGAGCCGTACCGAACAGCTGAACCGGCAGACGGAGGTGGAGGGGCAGAGCCGCGGGCGGTGGCTCGCACTCTCCGTGCTCGTCCTGGCCGTGCTGCTGGTCGCGGTGGACGCCACCGTACTCGGTCTCGCCACCCCCTCCCTCAGCGAGGACCTCAAGCCGTCCGGCACCCAGCTGCTGTGGATCGGCGACATCTACTCCTTCGTCATCGCCGGCCTGCTCGTCTCCATGGGCTCCCTCGGCGACCGCATGGGCCGCAAGAAGCTGCTGCTCGTCGGCGCCACGGCCTTCGGGGCCGTCTCCGTGCTCAACGCGTACGCGAGCAGCCCCGAGATGATGATCGTGGCCCGCGCCCTGCTCGGCGTGGCCGGCGCGACCCTGATGCCGTCCACCCTCGCGCTGATCCGGAACATCTTCCAGGACCCCCGCGAGCGCAGCCTCGCCATCGGCATCTGGGGCGCCACCGCCTCGGCCGGCGCGGCCGTCGGACCGGTCGTCGGCGGAGCCCTGCTCCAGCACTTCTGGTGGGGCTCGGTGTTCCTCATCAACCTCCCCGTGATGATCGCCCTGGTCCTCGTCGGCATCAAGCTGCTGCCCGAGTCCAGGAACCCGGTCGCCGGCCCCTGGGACCTGGTCAGCGTCGCCCTCTCCCTCATCGGCGTCATCGGCGTGGTCTACGCCGTCAAGGACGTCGCCACCCACGGCCTCACCTGGGGCGTCTGGGCCGCCGCCGTCATCGGCGGGGCCTGCCTGTACGCCTTCGTGCGGCGCCAGTTCAGCCTGCCGTCGCCGCTGCTCGACATGCGGCTCTTCCGGCACCGCGGCTTCTCCGGCGCGGTCCTCGCCGACCTGCTCACCGTGTTCGGGCTCTCCGGACTGGTCTTCTTCCTCTCCCAGTTCCTCCAGCTCGTGCAGGGCCGCGACCCCCTGGAGGCCGGACTGGCCGAACTGCCCGCCGCCATCGGCGCGGTGGCCACGGGCCTGGTCGCGGGCCGCTACGCCCGCCGGTACTCGGTACGCGTCATCGTCACCGGCGGCCTCGCCGCGATCGGCCTGGCCCTGGGCGCCCTCACGGTGATCCACAAGGAGACCGGCTACCCGCTGCTCGGCGTGGCCCTGCTCGTCGTCGGCCTCGGCGCGGGGTTCTCCTTCACCGTCACCGCCGACGTGATCCTCTCCAGCGTCCCCAAGGAGCAGGCCGGTTCGGCCTCGGCCGTCTCCGAGACCGCGTACGAACTCGGCGCCGCCCTCGGCATCGCCCTGCTCGGCTCCGTGGTGACCGGCGTCTACCAGTCCTTCACCGCCCCCGCCTCCGTGCCCGCCCCGCTGGCCGGCGCGGCGCACGAATCCCTCGGCGGGGCCGTGGAGGCCGCCAAGGCCCTCGACCCGCAGACGGGCGCGCAGATGGTCGGCGCCGCCCAGGACGCCTTCGTGGACGGGCTGCGGCTCGCCTCCGGCGTCGGCGCGGCCGTCCTGCTGGCCACCGCCGCGGCAGCCTGGTTCCTGCTCAAGGGCCAGGAACTGCAGGACGGCGTCGAGCACTGA
- a CDS encoding membrane-associated oxidoreductase, which translates to MEITDLTPAERRVWEAFPRGDGVDFREHPEDSSVDGAGWGPERTVRAEVLRALLLGAGPAEEGRVAGLKIKGARIVGKLDLRYAVVDHAIRLRDCWFERKPLLYGAQLKALVLGYSTLPGLTAATVRVDVVLRLSCCRISGPVRLQGAKLAGGLFLQGAVIGPTAGDEADEPPLQLNHVEVGTDIIANDLTVHGQLRLNGATVGGQVSLDRARLLAPGGIALHAETLTVGTDLRAQRMEAHGMVNLTGSRIPGQLNFAYVTFVNPDGVALRASSCAVGEMWLRNCPPVEGLVNLRRSHFDMLHVPSATWPEKIRIDGLSYRTLAPHLPAEERLPALEREESGYLPYAYEQLAAAYRTAGDEAAARTVQLAKLRRHRRTLPPHGRLWGQLQDVTVGYGFRPLRAAGWLLALLLVGSVAYALHAPRPLKAGEAPDFNAVFYTIDLMLPIIGFGQESAYAPAGWYQWLSYLLIVTGWVLATTTAAGVSRSLQRQ; encoded by the coding sequence ATGGAGATCACCGATCTGACCCCGGCCGAACGCCGTGTGTGGGAAGCCTTCCCGCGCGGCGACGGCGTCGACTTCAGGGAACACCCCGAGGACAGCTCCGTGGACGGGGCCGGATGGGGCCCGGAGCGCACCGTCCGGGCCGAGGTGCTGCGGGCCCTGCTGCTGGGCGCCGGCCCCGCCGAGGAGGGCCGGGTCGCCGGACTGAAGATCAAGGGCGCGCGGATCGTCGGCAAGCTCGACCTCCGGTACGCGGTCGTCGACCACGCCATCCGGCTGCGCGACTGCTGGTTCGAACGCAAACCCCTGCTGTACGGGGCCCAGCTGAAGGCGCTGGTCCTCGGTTACTCCACCCTCCCGGGCCTCACCGCCGCCACGGTCCGCGTCGACGTGGTCCTGCGGCTCTCCTGCTGCCGGATCAGCGGCCCCGTACGCCTCCAGGGCGCCAAGCTGGCCGGCGGCCTCTTCCTCCAGGGAGCGGTGATCGGGCCGACGGCGGGCGACGAGGCGGACGAACCCCCGCTCCAGCTCAACCACGTCGAGGTCGGCACCGACATCATCGCGAACGACCTGACCGTCCACGGCCAGCTGCGCCTCAACGGCGCCACCGTCGGGGGCCAGGTCAGCCTGGACCGGGCCCGCCTGCTCGCCCCCGGCGGGATCGCGCTGCACGCCGAGACGCTGACCGTCGGGACGGACCTGCGGGCCCAGCGGATGGAGGCCCACGGGATGGTCAACCTCACCGGCTCCCGTATACCGGGCCAGCTCAACTTCGCGTACGTCACCTTCGTCAACCCCGACGGCGTCGCCCTGCGCGCCTCCAGCTGCGCCGTCGGCGAGATGTGGCTGCGCAACTGCCCGCCCGTCGAGGGCCTGGTCAACCTGCGCCGCTCCCACTTCGACATGCTGCACGTGCCGAGCGCCACCTGGCCGGAGAAGATCCGCATCGACGGCCTCAGCTACCGCACCCTCGCCCCCCACCTGCCCGCCGAGGAGCGGCTGCCCGCGCTGGAGCGGGAGGAGTCGGGCTACCTCCCGTACGCCTACGAACAGCTCGCCGCGGCCTACCGCACGGCGGGGGACGAGGCGGCCGCCCGGACCGTCCAGCTCGCCAAGCTGCGGCGCCACCGCCGCACCCTGCCCCCGCACGGGCGGCTGTGGGGACAGCTCCAGGACGTCACCGTCGGCTACGGCTTCCGGCCGCTGCGCGCGGCGGGCTGGCTGCTGGCGCTGCTGCTCGTGGGCTCGGTCGCCTACGCCCTGCACGCGCCCCGGCCGCTGAAGGCGGGGGAGGCGCCGGACTTCAACGCCGTGTTCTACACGATCGACCTGATGCTGCCGATCATCGGCTTCGGCCAGGAGTCCGCCTACGCGCCGGCCGGCTGGTACCAGTGGCTGTCGTACCTGCTGATCGTGACCGGCTGGGTCCTCGCCACCACCACGGCGGCGGGCGTCAGCCGGTCACTCCAGCGGCAGTAG
- a CDS encoding lysophospholipid acyltransferase family protein, with amino-acid sequence MRKPLFDAGGLTLFRTALIKATVGPVIRLIIRTRVEGIENIPGTGPVILAGNHLTFIDSMILPLVCDRTVHFIGKDEYVKGKGLKGRLMAWFFTGAGMIPVDRDGANGGVAALMTGRRILEEGKIFGIYPEGTRSPDGRLYRGRTGIARLTLMTGAPVVPFAVIGTDKLQPGGAGMPRPGRVTVRFGEPMEFSRYEGMDRDRYVLRAVTDSVMAEVMRLSGQEYVDMYATKAKAA; translated from the coding sequence GTGCGAAAGCCGCTTTTCGATGCCGGAGGGCTCACGTTGTTCCGTACCGCGCTCATCAAAGCCACTGTCGGACCGGTCATTCGCCTGATCATCCGCACCAGGGTGGAGGGCATCGAGAACATTCCGGGCACCGGCCCGGTGATCCTGGCGGGCAATCACCTCACCTTCATCGACTCGATGATCCTGCCGCTGGTGTGCGACCGCACGGTCCACTTCATCGGCAAGGACGAGTACGTGAAGGGCAAGGGCCTCAAGGGACGCCTGATGGCCTGGTTCTTCACCGGCGCCGGCATGATCCCCGTGGACCGCGACGGCGCGAACGGCGGAGTCGCCGCGCTGATGACGGGTCGCAGGATCCTGGAGGAGGGCAAGATCTTCGGCATCTACCCCGAGGGCACCCGCTCCCCCGACGGCCGCCTGTACCGGGGCCGCACCGGCATCGCCCGCCTCACCCTGATGACGGGCGCCCCCGTGGTCCCCTTCGCGGTGATCGGCACCGACAAGCTCCAGCCGGGCGGCGCGGGCATGCCGCGACCGGGCCGGGTCACCGTCCGCTTCGGCGAGCCGATGGAGTTCTCCCGCTACGAGGGCATGGACCGCGACCGCTACGTCCTGCGCGCCGTCACCGACTCGGTGATGGCGGAGGTCATGCGCCTGTCGGGTCAGGAGTACGTGGACATGTACGCCACCAAGGCGAAGGCCGCGTAG
- a CDS encoding glycerophosphodiester phosphodiesterase, with protein MTQGGAARRTVLGAAVLAAGTGITGLAAGSAAAATDGGHDEGGYRDLPVPTVIGHRGSSGYRPEHTLGSYQLALDLGADVIEQDLVPTKDGHLVCRHENEIGGTTDVGDHPEFAARRTTKNVDGVSVTGWFTEDFTLAELKTLRAKERIPAVRQRNTLYDGRWAVPTFEEVLRWANRESRQRDKRVWLHVETKHPTYFRGLGLGLEEPLAKLLRRYGRDGRDAAVFLQSFEPSSLQRLSRLVSAPRVALLGAANTRPWDFEVAKDPRTVADLVKPEGLRWIAGFAQGIGPALDLIVPRTADGRLGEPTTLVKDAHARGLVLHPYTARNENSFLPAEFRKGTDPAAYGDAFGAFKRYFELGVDGIFTDNPDTGVLAAEAFRPGRGVNR; from the coding sequence ATGACGCAGGGTGGGGCAGCACGGCGCACGGTCCTGGGAGCGGCGGTCCTGGCGGCCGGAACCGGAATCACCGGACTGGCGGCGGGCAGCGCCGCCGCCGCCACCGACGGCGGACACGACGAGGGCGGCTACCGTGACCTCCCCGTCCCGACGGTCATCGGCCACCGGGGCTCCAGCGGATACCGGCCCGAGCACACCCTCGGCTCCTACCAGCTCGCCCTCGACCTGGGGGCCGACGTCATAGAACAGGACCTCGTCCCCACCAAGGACGGCCACCTGGTGTGCCGTCACGAGAACGAGATCGGCGGCACCACCGACGTCGGCGACCATCCCGAGTTCGCCGCCCGGCGCACCACCAAGAACGTCGACGGGGTCTCCGTCACCGGCTGGTTCACCGAGGACTTCACCCTCGCCGAGCTGAAGACCCTGCGCGCCAAGGAGCGCATCCCCGCCGTCCGCCAGCGCAACACCCTCTACGACGGCCGCTGGGCCGTCCCCACCTTCGAAGAGGTGCTGCGCTGGGCCAACCGCGAGAGCCGCCAGCGCGACAAGCGGGTATGGCTCCACGTCGAGACCAAGCACCCCACCTACTTCCGGGGTCTGGGCCTCGGCCTGGAGGAGCCCCTCGCGAAGCTGCTGCGCCGCTACGGACGCGACGGCCGGGACGCCGCCGTCTTCCTCCAGTCCTTCGAGCCCTCCAGCCTCCAGCGGCTCTCCCGCCTGGTGTCCGCGCCGCGCGTGGCGCTGCTCGGCGCGGCGAACACCCGGCCCTGGGACTTCGAGGTGGCCAAGGACCCCCGTACCGTCGCGGACCTGGTCAAGCCCGAGGGACTGCGGTGGATCGCCGGCTTCGCCCAGGGCATCGGCCCGGCCCTGGACCTGATCGTGCCGCGCACCGCCGACGGCCGGCTCGGCGAGCCGACCACCCTGGTCAAGGACGCGCACGCGCGGGGCCTGGTGCTGCACCCGTACACCGCGCGCAACGAGAACAGCTTCCTGCCCGCCGAGTTCCGCAAGGGCACCGATCCGGCCGCCTACGGGGACGCCTTCGGCGCCTTCAAGCGGTACTTCGAACTGGGCGTCGACGGCATCTTCACCGACAACCCCGACACCGGTGTCCTCGCGGCGGAGGCCTTCCGCCCCGGACGCGGCGTCAACCGCTAG
- a CDS encoding RNA polymerase sigma factor, producing the protein MDLLKEPDLPETGRPESELLRELGPLLSAEAAAEAPAAGVEAADLEQAVWVRLLERGPCAPDPNGRARWLRRAVRAEARLARRRARREVPYGAAPTPAAAAGEPEDALLHGEENRALRSAVARLPGRCPQLIGALLSPRDLTYREIAGELGISQGSLGPVRSRCLGCLRRMLAAEVAAPGPWGKER; encoded by the coding sequence ATGGACCTGCTGAAGGAACCGGACCTGCCCGAGACCGGCCGGCCGGAGAGCGAACTGCTCCGGGAACTGGGCCCGCTGCTCTCCGCCGAGGCGGCCGCGGAGGCCCCGGCCGCCGGGGTGGAGGCCGCGGACCTGGAACAAGCCGTCTGGGTCAGGCTGCTGGAACGCGGCCCGTGCGCCCCCGACCCCAACGGCCGTGCCCGCTGGCTGCGGCGGGCGGTGCGCGCGGAGGCGCGGCTCGCCCGCAGGCGGGCCCGGCGCGAGGTCCCCTACGGAGCCGCGCCCACGCCCGCCGCGGCGGCCGGCGAGCCCGAGGACGCCCTGCTGCACGGCGAGGAGAACCGGGCCCTCCGATCGGCGGTCGCCCGATTGCCCGGACGTTGTCCCCAGCTCATAGGGGCACTTCTTTCGCCAAGAGACCTCACTTACCGTGAAATCGCAGGAGAGTTGGGTATCTCACAAGGAAGTTTGGGACCGGTCCGTTCCCGTTGCCTGGGATGTCTGCGCAGAATGCTCGCTGCAGAGGTTGCGGCTCCTGGCCCGTGGGGAAAGGAGCGGTAG
- a CDS encoding GNAT family N-acetyltransferase, whose translation MGMSVTISAAAAEDAEQIFKLQYLAFQREAELYGNYLIQPLTQSLDSLKAELASDTVLVARLGDEVVGTVRGSIGEDGTASIAKLCVHPRLQGHGLGARLLRAVEEALAGHGAATRFRLHTGVKSESNLRLYRKAGYAQVGNRTASDGVHLVILEKEAAEATDFAVSA comes from the coding sequence ATGGGCATGAGCGTGACCATTTCGGCGGCGGCCGCCGAAGACGCCGAGCAGATCTTCAAGCTGCAGTATCTGGCGTTCCAGCGGGAGGCCGAGCTGTACGGCAACTACCTCATCCAGCCGCTCACCCAGTCCCTGGACTCCCTGAAGGCGGAGCTCGCCTCGGACACCGTCCTGGTGGCCCGGCTGGGCGACGAGGTGGTCGGCACGGTGCGCGGCAGCATCGGCGAGGACGGCACCGCGAGCATCGCCAAGCTGTGCGTGCACCCGCGCCTCCAGGGCCACGGACTGGGCGCGCGGCTGCTGCGCGCAGTGGAGGAGGCCCTCGCGGGCCACGGCGCCGCGACCCGCTTCCGCCTCCACACGGGCGTCAAGAGCGAGTCGAACCTGCGCCTCTACCGCAAGGCCGGTTACGCGCAGGTCGGCAACCGCACCGCCTCCGACGGCGTGCACCTGGTGATCCTGGAGAAGGAGGCCGCGGAGGCCACCGACTTCGCCGTCAGCGCGTAG
- a CDS encoding methionine ABC transporter ATP-binding protein gives MITTSGLTKVYQSRGREVTALDGVDLHVREGEVYGVIGQSGAGKSSLIRCVNLLERPTTGTVTVDGVDLTALAGRGRRAGKELREARSRIGMVFQHFNLLSSRTVQANIELPLEILGVSGRERSRKALELLDLVGLADKAKAYPTQLSGGQKQRVGIARALAGDPKVLLSDEATSALDPETTRSILQLLRDLNRQLGLTVLLITHEMDVVKAVCDSAALMKRGRIIESGTVAELLATPGSELAAELFPVSGAATGPDRTVVDVTFHGEAATQPVISQLSRTYNIDISILGAAMDTVAGRQIGRMRIELPGRYEDNVVPVGFLREQGLQVDVVDDADAAADEIDDELAALVKDGAK, from the coding sequence GTGATCACCACATCGGGCCTCACGAAGGTCTACCAGTCCCGTGGCCGTGAGGTCACCGCCCTGGACGGCGTCGACCTGCACGTCCGCGAGGGCGAGGTATACGGAGTCATCGGCCAGAGCGGCGCCGGCAAGTCCTCCCTGATCCGCTGCGTGAACCTGCTGGAGCGCCCCACCACCGGCACGGTCACCGTCGACGGCGTCGACCTCACCGCGCTGGCCGGCCGCGGCCGCCGCGCCGGCAAGGAACTGCGCGAGGCCCGCAGCCGCATCGGCATGGTGTTCCAGCACTTCAACCTGCTGTCCTCGCGCACCGTGCAGGCCAACATCGAGCTGCCCCTGGAGATCCTCGGCGTCTCCGGCCGCGAGCGCTCGCGCAAGGCCCTGGAACTCCTCGACCTCGTCGGCCTCGCCGACAAGGCCAAGGCCTACCCCACCCAGCTCTCCGGCGGCCAGAAGCAGCGCGTCGGCATCGCCCGCGCCCTGGCCGGCGACCCCAAGGTGCTGCTCTCCGACGAGGCCACCAGCGCCCTGGACCCCGAGACCACCCGCTCGATCCTGCAGCTGCTGCGCGACCTCAACCGCCAGCTCGGCCTGACCGTCCTGCTCATCACCCACGAGATGGACGTGGTCAAGGCCGTCTGCGACTCCGCCGCGCTGATGAAGCGGGGCCGGATCATCGAATCGGGCACCGTCGCGGAACTGCTCGCCACCCCCGGCTCCGAGCTCGCCGCCGAACTCTTCCCCGTCAGCGGCGCCGCCACCGGCCCCGACCGCACCGTCGTCGACGTCACCTTCCACGGAGAGGCCGCCACCCAGCCGGTCATCTCCCAGCTGTCGCGCACGTACAACATCGACATCTCGATCCTCGGCGCCGCGATGGACACCGTCGCCGGCCGCCAGATCGGCCGGATGCGCATCGAACTGCCCGGCCGCTACGAGGACAACGTCGTGCCCGTCGGCTTCCTGCGCGAGCAGGGCCTCCAGGTGGACGTGGTCGACGACGCCGACGCCGCGGCCGACGAGATCGACGACGAACTGGCCGCACTGGTCAAGGATGGTGCCAAGTGA
- a CDS encoding methionine ABC transporter permease: MTWSEMQPLLTQGTYDTLYMVLWSTLVTVLGGLPVGILLVLTDKGGLLQNRPLNKVLGAIVNVGRSLPFIILLIALIPVTTAVVGTFIGPTAMIVPLAIGAIPFFARLVETAVREVDHGLIEAVESMGGGIPTLVGKVLLPQSLPSLVAAVTTTVITLVGYSAMAGAVGGEGLGSKAITYGFQRFETGFMVATVVVLIALVTVIQLIGDGVVRVLARRGRTV; this comes from the coding sequence GTGACCTGGTCCGAGATGCAGCCCCTGCTCACCCAGGGCACCTACGACACCCTGTACATGGTGCTGTGGTCCACCCTGGTGACCGTCCTCGGCGGACTGCCCGTCGGCATCCTCCTCGTCCTCACCGACAAGGGCGGCCTCCTGCAGAACCGGCCGCTCAACAAGGTCCTCGGCGCGATAGTGAACGTGGGCCGCTCGCTGCCCTTCATCATCCTGCTGATCGCCCTGATCCCGGTCACGACCGCCGTCGTCGGCACCTTCATCGGCCCCACCGCGATGATCGTCCCGCTCGCCATCGGGGCCATCCCCTTCTTCGCCCGCCTCGTCGAGACGGCCGTCCGTGAGGTCGACCACGGCCTGATCGAGGCCGTCGAGTCCATGGGCGGCGGCATCCCCACCCTCGTCGGCAAGGTCCTGCTCCCGCAGTCCCTGCCCTCGCTGGTCGCCGCCGTCACCACCACCGTGATCACCCTGGTCGGCTACTCGGCCATGGCCGGCGCGGTCGGCGGCGAGGGACTCGGCTCCAAGGCCATCACGTACGGCTTCCAGCGCTTCGAGACCGGCTTCATGGTCGCCACCGTCGTCGTGCTGATCGCCCTCGTCACGGTGATCCAGCTGATCGGCGACGGCGTGGTGCGCGTCCTCGCCCGCCGCGGCCGGACCGTCTGA